A single genomic interval of Cupriavidus sp. MP-37 harbors:
- a CDS encoding response regulator, whose product MSEQDSNTSYRALNVLLIEDSAVLRGMLLEYLKDFPFVENVDWADTEAMALRLLAAGRYDVAIVDLQLRQGNGINVLRAMQRANNGTVRIVYTNHAQLEMYRRQCAEAGADYFFDKSLELEQVFRVIEEHAAPQP is encoded by the coding sequence ATGTCGGAGCAGGATTCGAACACTTCCTACCGGGCGCTTAACGTGCTGCTGATTGAAGATTCGGCGGTCCTGCGCGGCATGCTGCTTGAATACCTGAAGGATTTCCCGTTCGTCGAGAACGTCGACTGGGCCGATACCGAAGCCATGGCCCTGCGCCTGCTTGCCGCCGGCCGCTACGACGTCGCCATCGTCGATCTGCAGCTGCGCCAGGGCAACGGCATCAATGTGCTGCGTGCCATGCAGCGCGCCAACAACGGCACCGTGCGCATCGTCTACACCAACCATGCCCAGCTCGAGATGTACCGGCGCCAGTGTGCCGAGGCGGGTGCCGACTACTTTTTCGACAAGTCGCTGGAGCTGGAGCAGGTGTTCCGCGTGATCGAGGAACACGCCGCGCCGCAGCCCTGA
- a CDS encoding response regulator transcription factor, translating into MIRVLIADDHEIVRAGLRQFISEEPDIQVTGEAGSGDEVMAQLRDAEFDVLVLDISMPDRNGIDVLKLIRQRKPDLPVLILSTYPEDQYAINLIRAGASGYLTKESAPDDLVKAIRTVAQGRRYVSATVADLLIGGLDKPTEQPVHQMLSEREFQIFCKLSRGQSVSVIADELFLSVKTVSTYRSRILEKMGMKTNADLTYYAIKNGLVE; encoded by the coding sequence ATGATCCGCGTCCTGATCGCCGACGACCACGAGATTGTGCGTGCCGGGCTGCGTCAGTTCATTTCCGAAGAGCCCGATATCCAGGTGACCGGCGAGGCCGGCAGTGGCGATGAAGTTATGGCGCAGCTGCGCGATGCCGAATTCGACGTGCTGGTGCTGGACATCTCGATGCCGGACCGCAACGGCATCGACGTGCTCAAGCTGATCCGGCAACGCAAGCCCGACCTGCCGGTGCTGATCCTGTCGACGTATCCGGAAGACCAGTACGCGATCAACCTGATCCGTGCCGGCGCCTCCGGCTACCTGACCAAGGAAAGCGCGCCGGACGACCTGGTCAAGGCGATCCGCACGGTGGCGCAGGGCCGCCGCTACGTCAGCGCCACCGTGGCCGACCTGCTGATCGGCGGGCTCGACAAGCCGACCGAGCAGCCGGTGCACCAGATGCTGTCCGAGCGCGAGTTCCAGATCTTCTGCAAGCTGTCGCGCGGGCAGTCGGTGTCGGTGATTGCCGACGAGCTGTTCCTCAGCGTCAAGACCGTCAGCACCTACCGGTCGCGCATCCTGGAGAAAATGGGCATGAAGACCAACGCCGACCTGACCTACTACGCGATCAAGAACGGCCTGGTGGAATAG
- a CDS encoding CHASE3 domain-containing protein produces MFKQSFLPHTLLLAGGILLTLAVLVASETGNIRLRESYTDVIRSQRLQTELAALNGELVNAEAGQRGFLLTGKESYLEPYYKALPRIAELMAQIRAGYANDPEGLKQFGDTSKLVNSKLNEMALTLVYGKRDLEVALDLIRTDYGKQTMDNARRGLDQLQAREAGAVSHRLEGAENDVQLSRYGIGLLTAINIILLMAVGIGHAKRLAMAEAVRTQLEEESVRLDRKVRARTRQLSALAGHLQRVTEDEKTRLARELHDELGAILTAIKLDLHWVRRKIQADQPVAAERLTRVMLHVDQGIQIKRRLIEDLRPTVLLNLGLRAAVSQLVEEVGARNNWQTQVSVPEDLPALRDEAAIALYRIVQESLTNASKYSEARHVEVALACQGELLTLTVRDDGKGLPPDFDAGSTAGHHGLLGMEQRVTALGGSMQIDSSPDAGVRIRIEVPLTASVLAPAEEPESAEPARA; encoded by the coding sequence ATGTTCAAGCAGTCATTTCTCCCTCACACGCTGTTGCTCGCGGGCGGCATCCTGCTGACGCTGGCGGTGCTGGTGGCGTCGGAAACCGGCAATATCCGCCTGCGCGAAAGCTATACCGACGTGATCCGCTCGCAGCGCCTGCAGACCGAGCTGGCCGCGCTCAACGGCGAGCTGGTCAATGCCGAGGCCGGCCAGCGCGGCTTCCTGCTGACCGGCAAGGAAAGCTACCTGGAGCCGTACTACAAGGCGCTGCCCCGCATCGCCGAACTGATGGCGCAGATCCGCGCGGGCTACGCCAATGACCCGGAAGGCCTGAAGCAGTTCGGCGACACCTCCAAGCTGGTCAACAGCAAGCTCAACGAGATGGCGCTGACGCTGGTGTACGGCAAGCGCGACCTCGAAGTGGCGCTGGACCTGATCCGCACCGACTACGGCAAGCAGACCATGGACAACGCGCGCCGCGGGCTCGACCAGCTGCAGGCGCGCGAGGCCGGCGCGGTCTCGCACCGGCTCGAGGGCGCCGAGAACGACGTGCAGCTGTCGCGCTACGGCATCGGCCTGCTCACGGCGATCAACATCATCCTGCTGATGGCGGTCGGCATCGGCCACGCCAAGCGGCTGGCCATGGCCGAGGCGGTGCGCACCCAGCTGGAAGAGGAAAGCGTGCGGCTGGACCGCAAGGTGCGCGCGCGCACGCGCCAGCTGTCGGCGCTGGCCGGCCACCTGCAGCGCGTGACCGAAGACGAGAAGACCCGGCTCGCGCGCGAACTGCATGACGAACTCGGCGCGATCCTGACCGCGATCAAGCTGGACCTGCACTGGGTGCGCCGCAAGATACAGGCCGACCAGCCGGTCGCGGCCGAGCGCCTGACGCGCGTGATGCTGCACGTGGACCAGGGCATCCAGATCAAGCGCCGCCTGATCGAAGACCTGCGCCCCACCGTGCTGCTCAACCTGGGCCTGCGCGCCGCGGTGTCCCAGCTGGTCGAGGAAGTGGGCGCGCGCAACAACTGGCAAACCCAGGTCAGCGTGCCCGAAGACCTGCCCGCGCTGCGCGACGAAGCCGCGATCGCGCTGTACCGCATCGTGCAGGAATCGCTGACCAATGCCAGCAAGTATTCCGAGGCCAGGCATGTCGAGGTCGCGCTGGCCTGCCAGGGCGAGCTGCTCACGCTGACCGTGCGCGACGACGGCAAGGGACTGCCGCCGGACTTCGATGCCGGCAGCACGGCCGGCCACCACGGACTGCTGGGGATGGAGCAGCGCGTCACCGCGCTGGGCGGCAGCATGCAGATCGATTCGTCACCGGATGCCGGGGTACGGATCCGGATCGAGGTGCCGCTGACCGCCTCGGTGCTGGCGCCGGCCGAAGAGCCGGAGAGCGCGGAGCCGGCACGCGCCTGA
- a CDS encoding DUF883 family protein: MLTQNPKVRKELNHLSDSADSAIRHIKHAARDTREAAAPVSSEVKSLISQLEHTIQVLAREGSAESLQAGHRLRERASEMAHRLRAQTADGMMRARERVDGAVVQAQHRVAESPLKAVAIAAAVGAVIGLLLANGRHHADEE, translated from the coding sequence ATGCTGACGCAGAACCCTAAAGTCCGGAAGGAACTGAACCACCTGTCCGACAGTGCCGACAGTGCGATCCGCCATATCAAGCATGCCGCCCGCGATACGCGCGAGGCCGCGGCGCCGGTGTCCAGCGAAGTCAAGTCGTTGATCTCGCAGCTCGAGCACACCATCCAGGTGCTGGCGCGCGAGGGCTCGGCCGAGAGTCTGCAGGCCGGCCACCGCCTGCGTGAACGCGCCAGCGAGATGGCGCACCGGCTGCGCGCGCAGACCGCTGACGGCATGATGCGCGCCCGCGAGCGCGTCGACGGCGCGGTGGTGCAGGCCCAGCACCGCGTGGCCGAATCCCCGCTGAAGGCAGTGGCGATCGCCGCCGCCGTCGGCGCGGTGATCGGGCTGCTGCTGGCCAACGGCCGGCATCACGCCGATGAGGAATAG
- a CDS encoding DUF1840 domain-containing protein: MLITFKSHAAQDLIMMKDLAVTLLGIIGKHLGERGVITVEELPHAIHRLEAAVADARRAHPADTAIEARPDAEEEEEEPLHLGQRAYPFLDMLRASQREGANVLWGV, from the coding sequence ATGCTGATCACCTTCAAATCCCACGCCGCGCAGGACCTGATCATGATGAAGGATCTGGCCGTGACGCTCCTGGGCATCATCGGCAAGCATCTCGGGGAACGGGGGGTGATCACCGTCGAAGAACTGCCGCACGCGATCCACAGGCTCGAAGCCGCCGTGGCCGATGCGCGCCGCGCCCATCCGGCCGACACGGCGATCGAGGCCCGGCCCGATGCCGAGGAAGAAGAGGAAGAACCGCTGCACCTGGGACAGCGGGCCTATCCGTTCCTCGACATGCTGCGCGCCTCGCAGCGCGAAGGGGCCAATGTGCTGTGGGGTGTCTGA
- a CDS encoding DUF1328 domain-containing protein, whose product MLQYALVFFVIALIAAIFGFGGIAAGAVEIAKILFFIFLVVALVAAVMGLVRRGR is encoded by the coding sequence ATGCTGCAATATGCACTCGTATTTTTCGTCATCGCCCTGATCGCCGCGATTTTCGGCTTTGGCGGCATCGCCGCCGGTGCCGTGGAAATCGCCAAGATCCTGTTCTTCATCTTCCTGGTCGTGGCGCTGGTCGCCGCGGTAATGGGCCTCGTGCGCAGGGGACGATGA